One Ranitomeya variabilis isolate aRanVar5 chromosome 4, aRanVar5.hap1, whole genome shotgun sequence genomic window, ggatgtcagtttagaatttgaagtctccaaggtggttgactctcgagtggtgcgcctcacgttacagtacctggtacactggcgtggttatgggccggaggagaggtcttgggtaccagcctcggatatatatgcagaccggctggtcagtatgtttcaccgccgccatccggacaagctgggtcccataagtcatgagggccctggggtcccttgtagaaggcggggtactgtcatgtcggacgctgttcacactagggcgtccgacagacagctgtaattcctcattcgtccactatatgctcagtggcgccggctagattgatccagattgtccggggttaatctggctggtactcgggttggaggcttagtcacgcccattgcctttaaatagttttgctgggctttgggcgtcaccgattatagcttgtgtcttgtgcctggtgatctcggtctggagtggtggtctaggagaggaatctCGTATCTGGTGGTCTATTATCCTTCGTtacatttctccttcctatatttgtattgttttgcccagtGCACATTAATGTGTTTtcctgtgtctgcggcgtggtgcgttttttagttttccctgtctgtgctttctgtaggggttggtgagaggtcttatcactgggtggcgggtggaggtttcagctcagtactgaaacaggactcagggtcaggcctggcggcccagacatgcacaccttcagtgtaaactctgagagagggacagacagggtttccctagtttgagggatattgcaggggcccgggtaatcagctgtagtctacccagtactcccgttacACTATGGCGGTCACCCGCAAAAGATCAGGAAGACACTGGACTGGTATGAGGTAACGATCCACAACCGCCTGCTGGATGAAGTTCCCTGCAGCTCCAGAATCCAGCAAATAGAGTTCAGAGAATTCAATTTCTCCAAAAGACATGGTGACCGAGACTTGTAAAGATGGAAAGGAATGTTCTCTACCTAGGGTGGCCTCTCCCAATGGAACCTAGGCACTGGAGTTTTCCAACCTCTTTGGACAAGTACGAATCAGGTGTTCAAGACTACCGCAATAGAGACAACTTCCTTCTTTGTGACGCGCCTCCTGGTGGCGGCTGGCCAAACTTACACGATCAACCTCCATGGGCTCAGGGGAGGAAGACAAGGTAGCCGACTTAGGTGAAGTACAGCCCAGGTAGTAGGGCCTCTTGTTTCATTTGATCTCCTTGGCATGTTCCTGAAAACACAGGACTGTTGGGGTTGCAAGTGAAATCAGATCATCCAGGATGGTAGGCCTGTCCTGTCCTACCAGCTCATCCTTGATTCTTCCTGACAAACCCTCCCAGAAGGTAGCTAGCAAGGACGCATTATTCCAGGATAATTCAGCCGAAAGAATGCGGAACGGAACAGCATACTGAGCCACCGTGAGCATTCCTTGACGTAGGCGAAGCAGAGCTGAAGTTCTGGACGTGACACGACCAGGTTCATCGAAGGTCCTGCGAAATGCTTGTAGGAAAGACTGGAGATCATTAACCATaggatcccctctctcccataGAGGGTTCAGCCTGGCAAGGGCCTCTCCTGCAAGGTGTGACATTATGAAGCCCACCTTGGCTCAGTCGgaagcaaacatatgccccaggaTTTCGAAGTGCAGCGTGCACTGATTGATGAAACCCTGACACTGAGTGGGGTCACCATGGAAGTGGGTGGGGGCTGCCAGGCAAGGACTTTtacgcaggggtgggattcaaatttttaacaacaggtcctctaagtcgcagcggccggaattttggccacgcccattttcaataaccccgcccatactaataagccatgcccagtggcacgattcatattttttgaagcagtttgtctcccttaatgacaagaatacgttgtgacacacggtattaaagtcattcaaagaaacaaacgactaaagcaaatgtactgcacaggacaattcaCTCGTATATCagctgagaatcgccaatgcaagtcaatgggtgcaaagaaaaaaaatcctacagcactcgcaccatgcgagtgctgtccgatttttatgcaccggcgtcctttgaaaagcaggtaattcagcgcggtgtacagtaagatcacacggcctcattcattccctatgggacttgcgggcatgtgcggcacttgcagcaacggaaaaaaaacactgctagcagtgtttttttgtctcaccgcaagtgccgcacatgttggctagtagccatcactacctgtccctagtgaatcaaccacagggcatgctgggatttgcagtccctacagtaccaaccacagggcatgctggggatttgcagtttctacagtaccaaccacagggcatgctgggatttgcagtccctacagtaccaaccacagggcatgctgggatttgcagtcctatATCTCCATAATTAGAACGACAGGACATGTAACCTAAACCTGTAGTTATTCTGCAGCTACAGAATAAAAAAGTCAGGGCGTGAAGGTACAAGTCCCCCTTACACAAAGGCTGGGAATGCTGGAATTTATGGTTCTACAGCTGCTCCAGAATAATAAAAACAAGCCTTGCTGGAAGGTGTACATGGGGCAGGGCGGCCACATACTGCAGAGGCCCCCTAATTgaagcaggacattaaccatgtcctgatcactgtgatgttcctctcagcacctccccctctgttcacagcctcatgtcagcagcagggcacaggcagcagcagagggaATCACAGCGTGAGGCTCCGTGTGATGCCCCTTCCCTCCGATGCCCCTTCCCTCCCAGTCCCCGCAGACCGCAGCATTAACACTACCAGGTGAGGATAGGGCCCCTGCTGTCAGCATAATCCTGTGCAGTCTGTAGCTGAGCGGGCCGGCCTCTCCTGCTAGCTCTGAAGCTGCCGGATATGCTGGGACCAGCAGTTACACCCCAAGCACCGCACAACTGACCTGGACACAACACACCTCACACCATCCCCGCCCCGCAGCTGCTCAGACAGAAACTGAACTTGGCGCCACAGCGAGGAGggggcggggcctgcagtgtgaCGTGTTCCCCTTCCAGCTCCCGGCCTCCGTCCACTGCAGCATATGTGATAGCGCAGTACAGGAGCCAGAAGAGGGAGATGGGGAAGAGGGAGATAGGGAGGGCGGGTGGGTTTGGGTGGGCGCTACcccgcattattaaaaaaaaacaaaaaaaaacacacaccttgctcaggcgccgcccccccgcatcctcccgcccctaggcacgtgggaaatacggccctgattaccggaacgctggcagctagaaattttagtaaacggctgccccgtaccgggtcgtactggCTGAATGCCACCCCTGCTTTTACGTGCCTTGCAGGCGAGTTCCTGGGTGCTGGTAGACAAGTCAGTTGCAGCCGGGGTCAGCAGAGAATCCATGCGGGTAGACAACCTGCGAAGATAAGTCGTGATCTTATCCTGTTGATCCCTTAGATGGGTCAACTCTTGGCAAAGCTCCACAGTTGGGGGTCTCTGGGATGGTGGCACAGGTGATgaagttcacatttgttttttatttttagagtggAACCTCGGGACCTCGGTCTGGTGGGCTCTGAAGGGGGCGTAACTAGTGAGCCCAGGTATCCATAGTAAAATCCCTCGAACAGGACCAGAGTGGAatacctgggggacacaggtgctccctccagttagaccccggacacatggttaaaagctcacagacacaaaaagaggacttaaaaatcctccagaaaattgaaaaaaatcagtgaaaaaagcagagatgattacctgctgaagcctccaaacaaatgcactagcagggcacatcggacccgattaatgatggcgggaacacaggtgcaaaaaatacatcggaccaagatggctttgtaaactgtaggcctctattcacaaagcatgcattttgtagcactaggCGGCCTGCCTGTATGTGCgtcagtaataggctgtagaccagatgctctgtattgcttgtgtgaacaacgccacatacagactattatctcttttctttttgtgcactaatgccaaacagccaatactggattgaaagtggttgtttcatctgtattttttgcacctgtgtttttgccatcattaatcgggtccaatgcgccctgctggtgcatttgtttggaggcttcagcaggtgaccccagacacgtggcagctgtcccagcaggACAAACAGGTAAACAAATATAACAGAGATGGTGGAGCAGACCGACGGACACCGGGTATGAGATGTGGAGCTGGCTCTGGTGAGGGTAGTCAGATTCTGGGTAGATGGGAGGAAGCTGGCTCTGGCACCTTTAGCGTTGTCCAGGAGTACGGATGGCGAGTGGCGGAACGGGCTGACACTTGAGTATAAAGGGGAAGGAGTCACCTTAGGATTGCCGGACAACTGGATGCTGATATTCTGCAGAAACAAACAGTATAAGCAGAGTGCAAAATGGAATGCTATTACAGCGCAGTCAGAACAGGAACAGAACCAAAAATAGCAAGAGTAGATActcgttgctccggcaccctccctatgatgGAGAGGCCAGAAATAGTAATCAGTGCGCTGCcattggttaacccctttctgacctcggacgggatagaacgtccgaggttagaagccccgctttgatgcgagctccggcggtgagcccgcatcaaagccgggacatgtcagctgttttgaacagctgacatgtgcccgtaataggcgcgggcagaatcgcgatctgcccgtgcctactaagtagttaaatgccgctgtcaaactcagacagcggcatttaactaccgcttccggccgggcgggcggaaatgatcgcatcgccgacccccgtcacatgatcggaggtcggcgatgcttcagaataataaccatagaggtccttgagacctctggttactgatccccggcagctgtgagcgccaccctgtggatggcgctcacagcacacctgcaattctgctacatagcagcgaacatcagatcgctgttatgtagcagaggcgatcgtgttgtgccagcttctagcctcctatggaggcaatAGAAGCATGGCTaaagttaaataaaaaagtaaaaaaaaatgtgaaaaaaaataaaaagaaataaaagtttaaatcacccccctttcgccccaatcaaaataaatcaataaaaaaaatatcaaacttacacatatttcatatcgctgcgttcagaattgcccgatctaccaacaaaaaaaaagcattaacctgatcgctaaacggcgtagtgagaaaaaaattcgaaacgccagaattatgttttttgggtcgccgcgacattgcattaaaatgcaataacgcgcgatcaaaagaacgtatctgcaccgaagtggtatcattaaaagcgACAGCtcagaacgcaaaaaataagccctcaaccgaccccagatcatgaaagtgGAGACACTAcgcgtatcggaaaatggcgccattattttttttcctagcaaagtttggaattttttttcaccacttagataaaaaataacctagtcaggttaggtgtctatgaactcgtactgacctggagaatcataatggcaggtcagttttagcatttagtgaacctagcaaaaaagttatggctctcggaaggaggggagcgaaaaacgaacatggaaaaatggaaaatcccaaggtcatgaaggggttaattaatattttttaaaaaatgcgcactgtccctttaagagaccaGAGGTACGAGCGCGGCATGTGTCCTAAGCATTCTTCCTGGAGGCCTGCTGGCAGCATGCCAGGAAGTGGGGGATGGCGAAGCAGCAGCAGGACACCGAGGCATAGACCGAGAGCAATGATCCTGGCAGGGACCTCGCAGAGGTGCAGGGGCTGCCTCGGGAGCAGGAGCAGGTGAGGGACCAGAACTGGGGGCAGCGCCAGACCCGGGTGTAACAAAATGTAGTCAGTAAGCGAGCTGGGattacaacaggaaacaaatacaacagctgagcacagaggactgaaccagaggtgaaTAAGGCTGTATCTAGCAGCTTCCGGGAATATGCTTCAAGCTTTAGTAGGGTTTGGTGCTTTCTAATTGGCTTAAGCAGGTAGCTGATTGCTAACAGATTGCTGGACAGCACACAAGCCCATACTGCCAGGCTGGATGGAACTACTTGTCTCAGGCACTCTAATCTTAGTGGCTGGTCAGAGCCAGCACCACCCAAAGCTTCTGGTTTCGATGTCTCTTCTATTACCAGCAATAAATAAGGCGCTGCCTGATGATGGAATCAAACATCGCAGGAGCAGGTTCCAGTGGAGAGGGGACACACCATTTGCAGATGCCCTAATATAACAAAATTACAGAAAACTAaagcagtagaaatccccatatagtgacttcattttggaaattataaccctcagtgaattattCTATgggagtagtgactattttgactccacaacCACTTTACGGCAATTAGCTCGCACTGGATGTTGCaacatgaaaattgcacatttgccattttattatccAATACATAATGCCCAGATTGTCCTCCAGAAGACACACAACGTAATATAAGTGGGTTcatctcactatagtaatgccaaatatATGGATGCTAAATATGGTTTGGGCACACTACAAGGCCCAGAAGTGAGTGGGtatttgactttgggagagtggatagtgctggattggtttatggaagccataTTGCTTTTCAAGAGGTTTTGAGCCACAAATATTGTGGAAATCTTTtgtttttccactgacagatgatggaccttagTGGTGTCATGTATTTCGTGAGATGAGTAGaagttttattggtataattttcgcCTACATAACCTAGTTTGGCGGCTTTTTATTCCatgtttgggaggtagaatgaacaaaccgTTGGACGCAACTATGCACTGGTTCATGCTATGAGACTTtagattagactgtgaactgtcattgtcttggtgaataattcaatatTTTTAAAAAGCTTTATTTTTAACaacttaagtagaaatgttcaaaagtaTAACATTTgaggatattttattcaaaattattaattggttttatttttagcagatgactgtaccaggagatcagagggaacgctgacatcttcaatttttaaatctgataatCTTGAGATCTCACAGGACacaactgaagtgaatgccattactgcagatatatcatcatcctttcatagcaaagatctgtcatctgatactTTGAAACAGGTTCCATCTTCTGGTTCATTAcccactactaaggaaaatcaaagtcacaacatAAGCATTAAAAAATTAATTGATTCTAAAGGAAAGAAGCAATTTTCatattcagaatatggaaataattTTCTCGAAAAGACTTTACTTAAACATGAAAAAATTCACATAACAGAGAGtagattttcctgttcagaatgtgggaaatgttttatccagaaatcagatttgattaggcaccatagaactcacacaggggagaagcctttttactgttcagaatgtgggaaatgttttacaaagaaGTCAGATTTGGCtaggcaccatagaactcacacaggagagaagcctttttactgttcagaatgtgggaaatgttttaaccggaaatcagatttggttattcactatagaactcacacaggggagaagcctttttcatgttcagaatgtgggaaatgttttacaaataaatcATCTTTGGCTAGGCACCATATAACCCACACAGGGGACAAGCCTTCtttttgttcagaatgtgggaaatattttacagagaaatcagatttggttaagcacgaaAGAAACCACACTGGGAAGAagcttttttcctgttcagaatgtgggaaatgttttattcagaaatcagattttgttaggCACCGGAgaactcacacaagggagaagcctgtttactgttcagaatgtgggaaatgttttaaccggaaatcagatttggttattcactatagaactcacacaggggagaagcctttttcatgttcagaatgtgggaaatgttttacaaagaaATCATCTTTGGCTAGGCACCATATAACCCACACAGGGGACAAGCCTTCtttttgttcagaatgtgggaaatattttacaaataaatcagatttggttaagcatgaAAGAACCCACACTGGGAAGAagcttttttcctgttcagaatgtggaaaatgttttatccagaaatcagattttgttaggcaccagagaactcacacaggggagaagccttttttctgttcagaatgtgggaaatgttttaaccgtaaatcagatttggttaaacaccatagaactcacacaggggagaagcctttttcatgttcagaatgtgggaaatgttttatccagaaatcagatttggttaatcactatagaactcacacaggggagaagcctttttcatgttcagaatgtggaaaatgttttatccagaaatcagaattggttaatcaccatagaactcacacaggggagaagcctttttcctgttcagaatgtgggaaatgttttgcacataaatCGAATTTCATTTCTCACCAGAAaattcacacgggggagaagcctttttcatgttcttaatCTGGGAAATGTTTTCTACCCAAATCAACTCTTAATAAACATCAGGGAAGTCATACggggagaagcttttttcatgttcaaaatgttggAAATACTTTAAAGGAAAATTGTATCTTCTTAAAAGGATTGACCACTACTAGTACAaccccttgtcattcctcatgtttggccatgTTAATATAAAAACACTCATTGTACGAGAATGATCAGTACTAAATATATTGAACAGCCATGTCAGACTGAGCTGCCATCTTGGAAAAACTTTTGCTAACTAACTTTGCAGCTCATGAGATGACCTTATGGGAGCTCTGGCCAGAATGGAGACATAAAATGACATCAGAGCCATTAGCAGGTATGGTTGGCATACCCAAAGGTTAATAGGAGCAGCTGCAGGGCATTGTGAGCGTAAATAAGTGGTGTCATATGGTTGTAAGTAGTGTCTGTGACAAGGACAATAAAGTTGTCAGTGTGTGGAGAGTTATGTGAGTAATGACATGGGGATTTATGGATTGTAATGGAGTTTGGTGAAATACTCCTAAATATTGTCATTTTGTATTATCACTTTCTTTAGTATTCTAAAATACATGTCTTTCCCTGCAGTATGAGGTTATCATGTATACACCTTTTGCTGCTATATGCAGTTCATTTGTCTAACCATATATATAAAAAGCCCAAATGAGGTCCTACATATATTCAGAAGTAGAAGTCAACAACATAGCCTACAAACGTTACTCCCATAAACAAACTTTCAGTATGAAATATATCTTTATTTCAACAAAAcacataaaaacatgtaaaaaagaaGAGATTAAGCAGAGAAAATCATCgggtaaatatataaaatgtatctAAATCTGTCCGAAAATATAGTTTAGAAAAATCAtttacatacacagtatatataattGTAAGTGGAAAGCCCATATGGAAGAAGTATAACAATTCTATACCATATCATCCTATATCATTACATATCTCAGGTGTAAGGTCTCCGCCTAGTGGTAAATAGCAATTCACAATAAACCCAGATACAAAACAATATACAGAGAACAGGTTTACAATTCACATATGAATAAATATTAAAAATAGTACAACCAGTAAATGTTACAAAGCCGATTCCATAGGGCACGTGTGGCATTATGTGCATGACACTGTCACTGCTTCAAATAGAGTCTTCATTGCTAGTGCATAAATCCAGAAGCAGCAGAACGTGGCAAACTGCACATTACACGCGTTTCGCCCTTTCTGAGGAAGCATTACAAGCGAAAGGTGCTTAAAAGGGCGCATCTGGGTAATGTAATCATCTCTATAGATCTGTCTTGTCTGTGTATGCCTCTTTGGTATGTGGACAATGTGGGGTTTGCTATGTTCTGCTGCTTCTTGATTTATGCACTAGCAATGAAGACTCTATTTAAAGCATAAGAAGATTCTTGCAGGTAGAATCAGCGCTGGTGAGCACCTACTGGGCTTTCTCTCCCTAGCCACAATTCCCCTTCTTAATTCCATATTCGCTCTGTCCTGCTAAACATCTTTTCCCATCTAGATATGTACAGTCattgccaaaagtattgacacccctgcaattctgtcagataatactcagtttcttcctgaaaataattgcaaacacaaattctttgttattatcttcatttaatttgtcttaaatgaaaaaatacaaaaagaattgtcctaaagtcaaattggatataattccacaccaaacataaaaaagggggtggacaaaagtattagcactgttcgaaaaatcatgtgatgcttctctaattagtgtaattaacagcacctgtaacttccctgtggcacctaacaggtgttggcaataactaaatcacacttgcagccagttgacatggattaaagttgactcaacctctgtcctgtgtccttgtgtgtaccacattgagcatggagaaaagaaagaagaccaaagaactgtctgaggacttgagaaaccaaattgtgaggaagcatgaacaatctcaaggctacaagtccatctccaaagacctgaatgttcctgtgtctaccgtgcgcagtgtcatcaagaagtttaaagcccatggcactgtggctaacctccctagatgtggacggaaaagaaaaattgacaagagatttcaacgcaagattgtgcggatgttggataaagaacctcgactaacatccaaacaagttcaagctgccctgcagtccgagggtacaacagtgtcaacccgtagtatccatcggcatctgaatgaaaagggactgtatggtaggagacccaggaagaccccacttcttaccccgaggcaTAAAAAaggcaggctggagtttgccaaaacttacctgaaaaagcctaaaacattttggaagaatgttctctggtcagatgagacaaaagtagagctttttgggcaaagtcatcaacatagagtttacaggagaaaaaagaggtattcaaagaaaagaacacggtccctacagtcaaacatggtggaggttccctgatgttttggggttgctttgctgcctctggcactggactgcttgaccatgtgcatggcattatgaagtctgaagactaccaacaaattttgcagcataatgtagggcccagtgtgagaaagctgggtcttcctcagaggtcatgggtcttccagcaggacaatgacccaaaacacacttcaaaaagcactagaaaatggtttgagagaaagcactggagacttctaaggtggccagcaatgagtccagacctgaatcccatagaacacctgtggagagatctaaaaatggcagtttggagaaggcacccttcaaatatcagggacctggagcagtttgccaaagaagaatggtctaaaattccagcagagcattgtaagaaactcattgatggttacaggaagcggttggtcgcagttattttggctaaaggttgtgcaaccaagtattaggctgagggtgccaatacttttgactggcccatttttggagttttgcgtgaaatgatcaatgttttgctttttgcttcattctcttttatgttttttcatttaagacaaattaaatgaagatcataataccaaagaatttgtgtttgcaatcattctcaggaagaaactgagttatctgacagaattgcaagggtgtcaatacttttggccacaactgtaggtttTGTGTTTGACCCCcatattttgtgtatatatattttaatttttaataatatttttttaaaaatattttaataatTATCAAAATCAATAAAGTTTCCATTTTTCTGAAGTAATATGGTGATATTTTGGTGATTATGTctaaataaaatattatttattatttaaattAGTCTGGTGAATATTTTTTGGAAGGTTATATATTTTGGTTGTATTCATTGAATATATAAGATTATTATTctggaatttattttatttttattttttatgtatagtTGTTTGCAGGTGTCTTATGTGTatgcactgtgcagtgatgaggggcAGGGCACTTCTCCCCTCCTGATAAGACCTGGCCGGATTCTTGTACCCGTTTTGCTATCTGAGCCACTAGATTTATGGCAGCTGCTTGAACTTTTAAACAGATTGGTGTCTGTCAGTGCAAGTCACCCGAGTATCacctgataattagttttccaggtgattctaattaaaggaaaactactcaaaaatgatgttccacattattatgcaggtcacaggtttcaagcaatatgggaaataaaaaggatctctctgctgctgaaaagcgttaaatagtgcaatgccttggacaggtatgaaaacattagatatttcacgaaaacttaagagtgatcatcatactgtgaagagatttgtgactgaaacagagcacagagttcatgcagataaaggcataatgaggaaggtttctgccagacaaattcattggattaacagagcagctgccaaaataccattacaaacagcaaacagttatttgaagctgctggttcctctggagtccctcgaacctcaaggtgtaggatccttcacagtcttgctgtggtgcataaacctattattcggccacccctaaacagtgttcacaagcagaagcggttgcagtgggcccagacatacatgaagactaattttcaaacagtcgtgtttactgatgagtgttgagcaaccctggatggtccagatggatggagtagtggatggttggtggatggccaccatgtcccaacaaggctgcgatgtcagcaaggaggtggaggattcATGTTTTGGGTCGGAATCATAGGGAAACAGCTAGCAGGACCTCTGCAACGtatgtagagtttctgactgacaactttcttccatggtataagaaGCAGAAgcgtgccttcaggagaaaaatcatcttcatacatgacaatgcaccatctcatgctgcaaagaatacctctgagtcattggctgctatgggcataaacggagataaactcatggtgtggccaccatgtttccctgacctcaaccctatagagaacctttgtagtatcatcaagcaaagatctatgagggtgggaggcagttcacatcaaaacagcagctctggaagtcgaaaccggttgtattttagtttgaaataaaaatcatccttgaatcagaatatcgagttccatcatcatccttcatgagtgcatattgctgggaaaaacattcacaaaataataatttggaacacagtatatgTACTGAGACCGGGTGATGCTCCACTCTTCTTATATTGCCTTGTTTGTATTATTGTATATTTATTGCTGTATCTAGTTATTTGTACATTATTAATAAGGAAAGTGCAGTATCTCAGTTATTAAACTAGATGGAGGTACATTAGTGAATATAGTTATTTA contains:
- the LOC143766952 gene encoding uncharacterized protein LOC143766952, encoding MDMDRDKMAERIFHLTLEILFRLTGEDYTVVKKTSSDRCQDPVSEGWGRPRSPITGPPPHLLIHEDINDQKILELTYKMIELLTGEVPIRCQDVAVYFSMEEWKYLEGHRDLYKNVIMEVPQPLTSPVLSSKRTTPERCPRPLLPQDCNQEDPIAPQDHQGEDLTHINTTETYVRGDEWCKEEIPTYDYPDDCTRRSEGTLTSSIFKSDNLEISQDTTEVNAITADISSSFHSKDLSSDTLKQVPSSGSLPTTKENQSHNISIKKLIDSKGKKQFSYSEYGNNFLEKTLLKHEKIHITESRFSCSECGKCFIQKSDLIRHHRTHTGEKPFYCSECGKCFTKKSDLARHHRTHTGEKPFYCSECGKCFNRKSDLVIHYRTHTGEKPFSCSECGKCFTNKSSLARHHITHTGDKPSFCSECGKYFTEKSDLVKHERNHTGKKLFSCSECGKCFIQKSDFVRHRRTHTREKPVYCSECGKCFNRKSDLVIHYRTHTGEKPFSCSECGKCFTKKSSLARHHITHTGDKPSFCSECGKYFTNKSDLVKHERTHTGKKLFSCSECGKCFIQKSDFVRHQRTHTGEKPFFCSECGKCFNRKSDLVKHHRTHTGEKPFSCSECGKCFIQKSDLVNHYRTHTGEKPFSCSECGKCFIQKSELVNHHRTHTGEKPFSCSECGKCFAHKSNFISHQKIHTGEKPFSCS